Proteins encoded in a region of the Streptomyces sp. NBC_00513 genome:
- a CDS encoding DUF5063 domain-containing protein, whose translation MSDATLHALGQDPDDFAVQIADQIESFIVAVTEVAKGEDPDSAVPFLLLEVSQLLLAGGRLGAYQDVLPDERYEPDLGPEPDVDELRERFAYMLDPVDVYSEVFDPYEPRKAPVAHRISDDLADVVADLRHGLAHYRAGRTTEALWWWQFSYFSNWGSTASATLRALQSLVAHVRLDQPLEELDGLDTDEDLTEEDLAEQAGRVMVEEIAGPLGLGGKRARGASEPIL comes from the coding sequence ATGTCTGACGCAACGCTGCACGCCCTGGGTCAGGATCCGGACGACTTCGCGGTCCAGATCGCGGACCAGATCGAGTCCTTCATCGTCGCGGTCACCGAGGTGGCCAAGGGCGAGGACCCGGACAGCGCCGTGCCCTTCCTCCTCCTGGAGGTTTCGCAGCTGCTGCTGGCGGGCGGCAGGCTGGGCGCGTACCAGGACGTCCTGCCCGACGAGCGTTACGAGCCGGACCTCGGGCCGGAGCCGGACGTGGACGAGCTGCGCGAGCGGTTCGCGTACATGCTGGACCCGGTCGACGTGTACTCCGAGGTCTTCGACCCGTACGAGCCGCGCAAGGCCCCGGTCGCGCACCGGATCTCCGACGACCTGGCGGACGTGGTCGCCGACCTGCGGCACGGGTTGGCGCACTACCGGGCGGGCCGGACGACCGAGGCGCTGTGGTGGTGGCAGTTCTCGTACTTCTCCAACTGGGGCTCGACGGCCTCGGCGACCCTGCGCGCGCTCCAGTCGCTCGTGGCCCACGTACGGCTGGACCAGCCGCTGGAGGAGCTCGACGGTCTGGACACCGACGAGGACCTGACCGAGGAGGATCTCGCGGAGCAGGCGGGGCGGGTGATGGTCGAGGAAATCGCAGGTCCGCTGGGTCTGGGCGGCAAGCGGGCCCGCGGCGCGAGCGAACCCATTCTTTGA
- a CDS encoding SigE family RNA polymerase sigma factor — translation MGPADPDAAGTDTEKVVVAGTTVDHLTETYQAHYRSLLGLAALLLDDTASCEDVVQEAFIRVHSARNRVRDRDKTLAYLRQTVVNLSRSALRRRILGLKLLSKPMPDMASAEEGAYDQLERDDLIKSMRGLQRRQREVLVLRYFADMTEVQVAETLGISLGSVKAYGSRGIAALRVAMEAAQS, via the coding sequence ATCGGCCCGGCGGACCCGGACGCCGCGGGCACGGACACCGAGAAGGTGGTCGTGGCCGGCACCACGGTGGACCACCTCACCGAGACGTACCAGGCCCACTACCGCTCCCTCCTGGGCCTGGCCGCACTGCTCCTCGACGACACCGCCTCCTGCGAGGACGTGGTCCAAGAGGCCTTCATCCGCGTCCACTCGGCCCGCAACCGGGTCCGGGACCGCGACAAGACCCTGGCCTACCTGCGCCAGACCGTCGTCAACCTCTCCCGTTCCGCGCTGCGCCGCCGCATCCTCGGCCTGAAGCTGCTGTCCAAGCCGATGCCGGACATGGCCAGCGCGGAAGAGGGCGCCTACGACCAACTGGAACGGGACGACCTGATCAAGTCCATGCGGGGACTCCAACGACGCCAGCGCGAGGTGCTCGTGCTGCGCTACTTCGCGGACATGACGGAGGTTCAGGTCGCCGAGACGCTCGGCATATCGCTCGGCTCGGTGAAGGCGTACGGATCGCGGGGCATTGCCGCGCTGCGGGTGGCGATGGAGGCTGCGCAGTCATGA
- a CDS encoding SURF1 family protein encodes MHRFLLTPRWWGINVFVALGVPFCLFMGTWQLGRFEDRVDTHREASSARPAERAAAPLDSLLPVDTGTSGRPASVSGVYGRQLLVPERQLDGKSGFYVLTLLKTDSGKAVPVVRGWLPGTADPAKAPAAPGGRVEVTGALQASENSGTKGVYSQGGLPAGQLGVIGAATLVNMVQEPLYDAWLTVQTPSDGMVAVPAKAPTNTGLDLKAFQNLGYTGEWFVFAAFVLFMWFRLYRREVETLRDTEAGLLPAEPVAADPAPAATASTPPAR; translated from the coding sequence GTGCACCGGTTTCTCCTGACCCCGCGCTGGTGGGGGATCAACGTCTTCGTCGCGCTCGGCGTCCCCTTCTGCCTGTTCATGGGGACCTGGCAGCTCGGCCGGTTCGAGGACCGCGTCGACACCCATCGGGAGGCGTCCTCCGCACGGCCCGCCGAGCGGGCGGCCGCGCCGCTGGACTCGCTGCTGCCGGTGGACACCGGGACCTCCGGCCGGCCGGCCTCGGTGTCGGGTGTGTACGGGCGGCAGTTGCTCGTCCCGGAACGGCAGCTCGACGGGAAGTCCGGCTTCTACGTCCTGACCCTGCTGAAGACCGACTCCGGCAAGGCCGTCCCCGTGGTCCGGGGCTGGCTCCCGGGCACCGCGGACCCGGCGAAGGCGCCGGCCGCGCCGGGCGGGCGGGTCGAGGTGACCGGGGCGCTCCAGGCGTCGGAGAACTCCGGGACCAAGGGCGTGTACTCCCAGGGCGGTCTGCCGGCCGGTCAGCTCGGGGTGATCGGTGCGGCGACGCTCGTCAACATGGTGCAGGAGCCGCTGTACGACGCCTGGCTGACGGTGCAGACCCCGTCGGACGGGATGGTCGCGGTGCCCGCGAAGGCGCCGACCAACACCGGGCTGGACCTCAAGGCCTTCCAGAACCTCGGTTACACCGGCGAGTGGTTCGTCTTCGCCGCGTTCGTGCTCTTCATGTGGTTCCGGCTCTACCGGCGCGAGGTGGAGACCCTGCGGGACACGGAGGCGGGCCTGCTGCCGGCGGAGCCGGTCGCCGCGGATCCGGCCCCCGCCGCTACCGCGTCGACGCCCCCAGCGCGATAG
- a CDS encoding TetR/AcrR family transcriptional regulator produces MTQPATEPPRKRTTYRHGNLRGALLDAALELAREGGPDAVSLREVTRRAGVSPNAAYRHFADRGALVHAVSQAAMAHVARAMEAEIDALPTAGDPAAGARARFRAVGTGYIRFAVTEPGWFRTAFHVPADMVHAVDTTAAGEGGLTPFELLGTALDGLVHCGVLAAERRPGAEFLAWSAVHGLAALVVDGPLRGVAPERVHDAGQDVITMVERGL; encoded by the coding sequence ATGACCCAACCGGCCACCGAACCGCCGCGCAAGCGCACCACCTACCGCCACGGCAACCTCCGCGGCGCCCTGCTCGACGCGGCTCTGGAACTGGCCCGCGAGGGCGGGCCCGACGCGGTCTCGCTGCGCGAGGTCACCCGGCGGGCCGGGGTCTCGCCCAACGCCGCGTACCGGCACTTCGCCGACCGGGGGGCGCTGGTGCACGCGGTCTCGCAGGCCGCGATGGCGCACGTCGCGCGGGCGATGGAGGCCGAGATCGACGCCCTCCCGACGGCCGGCGATCCCGCGGCGGGGGCACGGGCGCGCTTCCGGGCGGTGGGGACGGGGTACATCCGCTTCGCCGTCACCGAGCCGGGCTGGTTCCGGACGGCGTTCCACGTCCCGGCCGACATGGTCCACGCCGTCGACACGACGGCCGCCGGCGAGGGCGGGCTCACTCCCTTCGAGCTGCTCGGCACCGCCCTGGACGGGCTCGTGCACTGCGGGGTGCTGGCCGCCGAACGTCGCCCGGGCGCGGAGTTCCTCGCCTGGTCGGCGGTGCACGGCCTGGCCGCGCTGGTGGTCGACGGCCCGCTGCGCGGGGTCGCCCCGGAGCGGGTCCACGACGCGGGCCAGGACGTGATCACGATGGTGGAGCGGGGGCTCTGA
- a CDS encoding prolyl oligopeptidase family serine peptidase — translation MGGMTDADAFADTPAMPDWEKRFRAPRVGLPEWAEDAPDRSLFVSNATGTYELYAWDRATDTRRQATDRPNGTTDGTLSPDGEWIWWFSDTDGDEFGTWVRQPFAGGPDTPATPGLEPSYPAGLAIGRDGTAVVGRSTDEEGTTVHVVRPGGGAPAVIYRHHESAGVGDLSRDGTLLVIEHTEHGDAMHSALRVVTLDGAAVAELDDSKGGTVELGLGVLGFAPVAGDTRLLVAHQRRGRWEPMIWDVATGTETELGIELPGDVAAEWYPDGSALLVSHDFEARGELWRYDLASRSLAAVETPPGSVSGATARPDGSVEYQWSSAAEPATVRSTAGGVVLDPPGFRPPGSVPVEDVWVEGPGGRIHALAQRPTGRGDGPFPTIFEIHGGPTHHDSDSFLATPAAWLDHGFAVVRVNYRGSTGYGREWTDALKHRVGLIELEDIAAVREWAVESGLADPARLVLSGGSWGGYLTLLGLGTQPDAWAVGLAAVPVADYVTAYHDEMEALKSLDRTLFGGTPEEVPDRFEASSPLTYVDSVKAPVHIAAGLNDPRCPIRQIENYVDRLAARGAVHEVYRYDAGHGSLVVEERIKQVRMDLEFALKHLPA, via the coding sequence ATGGGGGGCATGACTGACGCAGACGCCTTCGCAGACACGCCCGCCATGCCCGACTGGGAGAAGCGCTTCCGGGCCCCGCGCGTCGGGCTGCCCGAGTGGGCCGAGGACGCCCCGGACCGTTCCCTGTTCGTCTCCAACGCGACCGGGACCTACGAGCTGTACGCCTGGGACCGCGCCACCGACACCCGGCGTCAGGCCACGGACCGTCCGAACGGCACCACCGACGGCACCCTCTCCCCCGACGGCGAGTGGATCTGGTGGTTCTCCGACACCGACGGTGACGAGTTCGGCACCTGGGTCCGCCAGCCGTTCGCGGGCGGCCCCGACACGCCGGCCACGCCCGGTCTGGAGCCCTCGTACCCCGCCGGACTCGCCATCGGGCGGGACGGGACCGCGGTCGTCGGCCGGTCCACCGACGAGGAGGGCACCACCGTCCACGTCGTCCGGCCGGGCGGCGGCGCGCCGGCCGTGATCTACCGGCACCACGAGTCCGCCGGCGTGGGCGACCTGTCCCGCGACGGGACCCTGCTGGTCATCGAGCACACCGAGCACGGCGACGCGATGCACTCGGCGCTGCGCGTCGTCACCCTCGACGGCGCCGCGGTCGCGGAGCTCGACGACTCCAAGGGCGGCACGGTGGAGCTGGGGCTGGGCGTGCTCGGCTTCGCCCCGGTCGCCGGCGACACCCGGCTGCTCGTCGCCCACCAGCGGCGCGGCCGCTGGGAGCCGATGATCTGGGACGTGGCCACGGGTACCGAGACCGAGCTGGGGATCGAGCTGCCGGGCGACGTGGCCGCCGAGTGGTACCCGGACGGTTCGGCCCTGCTGGTGTCGCACGACTTCGAGGCGCGCGGCGAGCTGTGGCGCTACGACCTGGCCTCGCGGTCCCTCGCCGCGGTGGAGACTCCCCCCGGCTCGGTGTCCGGTGCGACGGCCCGCCCGGACGGGTCGGTGGAGTACCAGTGGTCCTCGGCGGCCGAACCGGCGACCGTGCGGTCCACCGCGGGGGGCGTCGTACTGGACCCGCCCGGTTTCCGGCCGCCGGGCTCGGTGCCGGTGGAGGACGTGTGGGTGGAGGGTCCGGGTGGCCGGATCCACGCGCTCGCGCAGCGGCCGACGGGCCGCGGGGACGGCCCCTTCCCGACGATCTTCGAGATCCACGGCGGCCCCACCCACCACGACAGCGACTCCTTCCTGGCGACCCCGGCGGCCTGGCTCGACCACGGCTTCGCGGTGGTCCGGGTCAACTACCGCGGTTCGACGGGCTACGGGCGCGAGTGGACCGACGCCCTCAAGCACCGGGTCGGTCTGATCGAGCTGGAGGACATCGCGGCCGTCCGGGAGTGGGCCGTGGAGTCCGGTCTCGCGGATCCGGCGCGGCTGGTGCTGTCCGGCGGCTCGTGGGGCGGGTACCTGACGCTGCTGGGCCTGGGGACCCAGCCGGACGCCTGGGCCGTGGGGCTGGCGGCGGTGCCGGTCGCGGACTACGTGACGGCGTACCACGACGAGATGGAGGCGCTGAAGTCCCTGGACCGCACCCTCTTCGGCGGCACGCCGGAGGAGGTCCCGGACCGTTTCGAGGCGTCCTCCCCGCTGACGTACGTGGACTCGGTGAAGGCGCCCGTGCACATCGCGGCGGGTCTCAACGACCCGCGCTGCCCGATCCGGCAGATCGAGAACTACGTGGACCGCCTCGCGGCGCGCGGGGCGGTGCACGAGGTGTACCGGTACGACGCCGGGCACGGTTCGCTGGTCGTGGAGGAGCGGATCAAGCAGGTGCGGATGGATCTGGAGTTCGCGCTGAAGCACCTTCCGGCCTGA
- a CDS encoding aspartate kinase: MGLVVQKYGGSSVADAEGIKRVAKRIVDAKKNGHQVVVVVSAMGDTTDELIDLAEQVSPMPAGREFDMLLTAGERISMALLAMAIKNLGHEAQSFTGSQAGVITDSVHNKARIIDVTPGRIRTALDEGNIAIVAGFQGVSADSKDITTLGRGGSDTTAVALAAALDAEVCEIYTDVDGVFTADPRVVKKARKIDWISSEDMLELAASGSKVLLHRCVEYARRYDIPIHVRSSFSGLPGTWVSNENPQGDEPVEHAIISGVAHDVSEAKITVVGVPDKPGEAAAIFRAIADAEINIDMIVQNVSAASTGLTDISFTLPKTEGHKAIDALEKAKGAIGFESLRYDDQIGKISLVGAGMKTNPGVTASFFQALSDAGVNIELISTSEIRISVVTRQDDVNEAVRAVHTAFGLDSDSDEAVIYGGTGR; this comes from the coding sequence GTGGGCCTTGTCGTGCAGAAGTACGGAGGTTCCTCCGTAGCGGATGCCGAAGGCATCAAGCGTGTCGCCAAGCGAATCGTGGATGCCAAGAAGAACGGCCACCAGGTGGTCGTCGTGGTTTCCGCGATGGGCGACACGACGGACGAGCTGATCGATCTCGCCGAGCAGGTGTCCCCGATGCCTGCCGGCCGCGAATTCGACATGCTGCTGACCGCCGGAGAGCGGATCTCCATGGCCCTACTGGCCATGGCGATCAAAAACCTGGGCCACGAGGCCCAGTCGTTCACGGGCAGCCAGGCAGGTGTCATCACCGACTCGGTGCACAACAAAGCACGCATCATCGATGTCACGCCGGGTCGTATCCGCACCGCGCTGGACGAGGGCAACATCGCCATCGTCGCCGGTTTCCAGGGCGTGTCGGCGGACAGCAAGGACATCACCACCCTCGGACGGGGCGGCTCGGACACGACCGCCGTGGCGCTCGCCGCGGCGCTCGACGCCGAGGTCTGCGAGATCTACACCGATGTCGACGGCGTCTTCACCGCGGACCCCCGCGTCGTGAAGAAGGCCAGGAAGATCGACTGGATCTCCTCCGAGGACATGCTGGAGCTGGCGGCCTCCGGTTCCAAGGTGCTGCTGCACCGCTGCGTCGAGTACGCACGCCGCTACGACATCCCGATCCACGTCCGGTCGTCCTTCTCCGGACTGCCGGGCACCTGGGTCAGCAACGAGAATCCGCAAGGGGACGAGCCGGTGGAGCACGCCATCATCTCCGGAGTCGCTCATGACGTCTCCGAAGCCAAGATCACGGTCGTAGGCGTTCCGGACAAGCCGGGCGAGGCCGCGGCGATCTTCCGCGCCATCGCGGACGCCGAGATCAACATCGACATGATCGTGCAGAACGTGTCCGCCGCCTCCACGGGCCTGACGGACATCTCCTTCACCCTCCCCAAGACCGAGGGCCACAAGGCCATCGACGCCCTGGAGAAGGCGAAGGGCGCGATCGGCTTCGAGTCCCTGCGCTACGACGACCAGATCGGCAAGATCTCCCTGGTCGGCGCGGGCATGAAGACCAACCCGGGCGTCACCGCCTCGTTCTTCCAGGCCCTGTCCGACGCGGGCGTGAACATCGAGCTGATCTCCACCTCGGAGATCCGCATCTCGGTCGTCACCCGCCAGGACGACGTCAACGAGGCCGTCCGCGCCGTGCACACGGCCTTCGGTCTCGACTCCGACAGCGACGAGGCCGTCATCTACGGGGGCACCGGACGATGA
- the codA gene encoding cytosine deaminase has protein sequence MRMIVRGARLLTDHHTAGGDGLSDVEVAEDGRIARVVPHDDQKEPPATGVLIQAHGDLLAAPFVEPHIHLDTALTAGEPRPNASGTLWEGIACWSERKRTLTREDVIARATEVLRWQAAQGVLHVRTHCDTTDPGLTALDALLEVRDRVRDVMTLQIVAFPQEGIVSFPDGEALLREAVRRGADVVGAIPHFEDTREDGVASLGIAFALAEEQGLRVDAHCDEIDDEQSRFVEVLATLALRTGLRERATASHTTAMGSYGGAYSFKLQRLLSRAGINLVSNPFANLNLQGRFDAYPKRRGLTQVKEMLAAGVNVAFGHDDVMDPWNALGTGNPLQTALVGAYAAQLTGADEIPRAFEMVTERAARVLGLSTTEYGITPGAPASFVLLPAESPTEAIRRQVRPRYVVSRGTVLAENPPAPTRLLSWPGEPGPSEVDFRRR, from the coding sequence ATGCGGATGATCGTCCGGGGCGCCCGGCTGTTGACCGACCACCACACCGCCGGCGGCGACGGACTCAGCGACGTGGAAGTCGCGGAGGACGGCCGGATCGCCCGCGTCGTCCCGCACGACGACCAGAAGGAGCCACCCGCCACCGGCGTCCTGATCCAGGCGCACGGCGACCTGCTCGCCGCCCCCTTCGTCGAGCCGCACATCCACCTCGACACCGCCCTGACCGCCGGCGAGCCGCGCCCGAACGCCTCCGGCACCCTCTGGGAGGGCATCGCCTGCTGGAGCGAACGCAAACGGACCCTGACCCGCGAGGACGTCATCGCCCGCGCCACCGAGGTGCTGCGCTGGCAGGCGGCCCAGGGCGTGCTGCACGTACGCACCCACTGCGACACCACCGACCCCGGGCTCACCGCACTCGACGCGCTGCTGGAGGTCCGGGACCGGGTACGGGACGTCATGACCCTGCAGATCGTCGCCTTCCCGCAGGAGGGCATCGTCTCCTTCCCCGACGGCGAGGCGCTGCTGCGCGAGGCGGTACGGCGCGGCGCGGACGTGGTCGGCGCGATCCCGCACTTCGAGGACACCCGTGAGGACGGGGTGGCCTCCCTCGGCATCGCCTTCGCGCTCGCCGAGGAACAGGGCCTGCGCGTCGACGCGCACTGCGACGAGATCGACGACGAACAGTCCCGGTTCGTGGAGGTCCTGGCCACCCTCGCGCTGCGCACGGGGCTGCGCGAACGCGCGACGGCCTCCCACACGACCGCCATGGGTTCCTACGGCGGCGCGTACAGCTTCAAACTCCAACGGCTGCTGTCCCGCGCCGGGATCAACCTCGTCTCCAACCCGTTCGCGAACCTCAACCTCCAGGGCCGCTTCGACGCCTATCCCAAGCGGCGCGGCCTCACCCAGGTCAAGGAGATGCTGGCGGCCGGGGTGAACGTGGCCTTCGGCCACGACGACGTGATGGACCCCTGGAACGCGCTGGGCACCGGCAACCCGCTCCAGACCGCGCTCGTCGGCGCGTACGCCGCCCAACTCACCGGGGCCGACGAGATCCCCCGCGCCTTCGAGATGGTGACGGAACGCGCCGCGCGGGTGCTCGGCCTGTCCACGACCGAGTACGGCATCACCCCGGGCGCCCCGGCCTCCTTCGTCCTGCTGCCCGCCGAGTCGCCCACCGAGGCGATCCGCCGCCAGGTCCGACCCCGGTACGTCGTCTCGCGCGGCACCGTCCTCGCCGAGAACCCGCCCGCCCCGACCCGCCTGCTGTCCTGGCCCGGCGAACCGGGCCCGTCGGAGGTGGACTTCAGACGCCGGTGA
- the recR gene encoding recombination mediator RecR has product MYEGVVQDLIDELGRLPGVGPKSAQRIAFHILQAEPTDVRRLAHALLEVKDKVRFCAVCGNVAQEERCGICRDPRRDTTVICVVEEPKDVVAVERTREFRGKYHVLGGAISPIEGVGPDDLRIRELLTRLADGTVTELILATDPNLEGEATATYLARMIKPMGLKVTRLASGLPVGGDLEYADEVTLGRAFEGRRLLDV; this is encoded by the coding sequence TTGTACGAAGGCGTGGTCCAGGACCTGATCGACGAACTGGGCAGGCTGCCCGGCGTCGGGCCCAAGAGCGCGCAGCGGATCGCCTTCCACATCCTGCAGGCGGAACCCACCGACGTCCGTCGCCTCGCGCACGCGCTGCTCGAAGTGAAGGACAAGGTCCGCTTCTGTGCGGTGTGCGGGAACGTGGCGCAGGAGGAGCGGTGCGGGATCTGCCGTGACCCCCGCCGCGACACGACGGTCATCTGTGTCGTGGAGGAGCCCAAGGACGTCGTCGCGGTCGAGCGGACCCGCGAGTTCCGGGGCAAGTACCACGTACTCGGCGGGGCGATCAGCCCGATCGAGGGCGTCGGTCCGGACGACCTGCGGATCCGTGAGCTGCTGACGCGCCTGGCGGACGGCACGGTGACCGAGCTGATCCTGGCCACGGACCCGAACCTGGAGGGCGAGGCGACCGCCACCTACCTCGCCCGCATGATCAAGCCCATGGGCCTGAAGGTCACCCGCCTGGCCAGCGGGCTCCCCGTCGGGGGAGATCTGGAGTACGCGGACGAGGTCACGCTGGGGCGGGCCTTTGAAGGAAGGCGACTTCTCGATGTCTGA
- a CDS encoding aspartate-semialdehyde dehydrogenase, protein MTPIRSTPAPALAVVGATGAVGSVLLGILSQRADVWGDIRLIASHRSAGRVLAVRGEEIEVLALTEDAFDGLGPGDVVIFLTPAHVSARWAPVVTTRGAVAVDQSPAFRDDPEVPLVVPEVNGHAVRMRPRGIVAGPDCVTASMIAALGALHAEYGLADLVVSSYQAASAAGRGGSEALRRQVSLVAGTSLGEQPGDVRRAVGEDTGPFAAPLALNVVPWSGELREDGWSSHELAVRAETRRILDLADLPIAVTCVQVPVVTGHSLSVRARFEREVDAAHAREILEAAPGVVLVDEPAAGEFPTPVDAAGTDPAWVGRVRASLDDPRALEFFVCADNLRKGAALNATQISELIAGEFA, encoded by the coding sequence ATGACGCCGATCCGGTCGACCCCGGCACCGGCACTCGCCGTGGTCGGGGCGACCGGAGCGGTCGGTTCGGTCCTGCTCGGGATCCTGTCCCAGCGGGCCGACGTCTGGGGCGACATCCGCCTGATCGCCTCCCACCGCTCGGCCGGCCGTGTGCTGGCCGTGCGCGGGGAGGAGATCGAGGTGCTCGCCCTCACCGAGGACGCCTTCGACGGCCTCGGCCCGGGCGACGTCGTGATCTTCCTGACCCCGGCCCACGTGTCGGCGCGCTGGGCGCCCGTCGTCACCACGCGCGGCGCGGTGGCCGTGGACCAGTCGCCCGCCTTCCGGGACGACCCCGAGGTGCCGCTGGTGGTGCCCGAGGTGAACGGCCACGCCGTACGGATGCGGCCGCGCGGCATCGTGGCGGGCCCGGACTGCGTGACCGCCTCGATGATCGCCGCGCTGGGCGCGCTGCACGCCGAGTACGGGCTGGCCGACCTGGTCGTCTCCTCGTACCAGGCCGCGAGCGCCGCGGGCCGGGGCGGATCCGAGGCGTTGCGCCGCCAGGTGTCGCTGGTGGCGGGGACCTCCCTGGGGGAACAGCCCGGGGACGTGCGCCGTGCCGTGGGCGAGGACACCGGCCCCTTCGCGGCCCCGCTCGCCCTGAACGTGGTGCCCTGGTCCGGTGAGCTGCGCGAGGACGGTTGGTCCTCGCACGAGCTGGCCGTACGGGCGGAGACCCGGCGGATCCTCGACCTCGCCGACCTGCCGATCGCGGTGACCTGCGTACAGGTCCCGGTGGTGACCGGGCACTCCCTGTCGGTGCGGGCCCGGTTCGAGCGCGAGGTGGACGCCGCGCACGCGCGGGAGATCCTGGAGGCGGCGCCCGGGGTGGTCCTGGTGGACGAGCCCGCCGCAGGGGAGTTCCCCACTCCCGTGGACGCGGCCGGCACGGATCCGGCCTGGGTGGGACGGGTGCGGGCCTCGCTCGACGACCCGCGGGCCCTGGAGTTCTTCGTTTGTGCGGACAATCTCCGCAAAGGTGCGGCCCTGAATGCGACGCAGATCTCGGAACTGATTGCGGGTGAATTTGCGTAA
- a CDS encoding YbaB/EbfC family nucleoid-associated protein: MISGGGQPDMQQLLQQAQKMQQDLAAAQEALAEAEVEGQAGGGLVKATVNGSGELRALVIDPKAVDPSDTETLADLVVAAVQAANENAQALQQEKLGPLTAGLGGGGIPGLPF, translated from the coding sequence GTGATTTCCGGTGGTGGCCAGCCCGACATGCAGCAGCTGCTCCAGCAGGCCCAGAAGATGCAGCAGGACCTCGCCGCGGCCCAGGAGGCGCTGGCCGAGGCAGAGGTCGAGGGACAGGCGGGCGGTGGCCTGGTGAAGGCCACCGTCAACGGTTCCGGTGAGCTGCGCGCGCTCGTGATCGACCCGAAGGCCGTGGACCCCTCGGACACCGAGACCCTCGCCGACCTGGTGGTCGCGGCGGTCCAGGCGGCCAACGAGAACGCCCAGGCGCTCCAGCAGGAGAAACTGGGCCCCCTGACCGCGGGTCTGGGCGGCGGCGGCATTCCGGGCCTGCCGTTCTAG
- a CDS encoding DUF5956 family protein: MSWDETGSPHPLALRRTGRSEQEPDRLPEIRELETLGWEPAPETATWLFLPYVWPPRARTWIPDRGTHWAVESELDGHGHITRVECAPLPAEDLDLLDAESVAGLADLGLPPRPRGRLWLLRPVGPFDTVDAVLDHLHRLAEDRSVDTRTREFVALVRTELDAYPDVHPDRER; the protein is encoded by the coding sequence ATGTCCTGGGACGAGACCGGATCACCCCACCCCCTCGCACTGCGCCGCACCGGACGCAGCGAACAGGAACCGGACCGACTGCCCGAGATCCGGGAACTGGAGACGCTCGGCTGGGAGCCCGCACCCGAGACCGCGACGTGGCTCTTCCTCCCCTACGTCTGGCCCCCGCGGGCCCGCACCTGGATCCCGGACCGAGGCACCCACTGGGCCGTCGAGAGCGAACTGGACGGCCACGGACACATCACGCGCGTGGAATGCGCCCCGCTCCCGGCCGAGGACCTGGACCTCCTCGACGCCGAATCAGTGGCCGGCCTCGCCGACCTCGGCCTGCCGCCCCGCCCCCGGGGCCGCCTGTGGCTGCTGCGCCCCGTCGGCCCCTTCGACACGGTCGACGCCGTCCTCGACCACCTCCACCGGCTGGCCGAGGACCGCTCGGTCGACACCCGCACCCGGGAGTTCGTCGCCCTGGTCCGCACGGAACTCGACGCCTACCCGGACGTCCACCCGGACCGGGAGCGCTGA
- a CDS encoding SLATT domain-containing protein: MSQPEMQPEGPPRDPAEDGDLTGRPFPLGDWGEPAERLDELYRRVEADALRTAEWYLADRAWKRRGARALRAGAAAGAVTGAAMPLLELTGSAPGASSYGYLCLLLAAACLACDRFFGLTSGWMRDVATAQAVQRRLQALQFDWASENVREVLGPTEGTASEAAERCLTVLRRFSEDVTDLVRSETADWMVEFRAGPAPLVMQSLTTSPARTDPGVPAARFPLPPGTRPNMPRQRPPEQPR; the protein is encoded by the coding sequence GTGAGTCAGCCGGAGATGCAGCCCGAGGGGCCACCCCGGGATCCCGCAGAGGACGGCGACCTGACCGGGCGACCGTTCCCTCTCGGGGACTGGGGCGAGCCCGCCGAGCGGCTCGACGAGCTCTACCGACGGGTCGAGGCGGATGCGCTGCGCACCGCCGAGTGGTATCTGGCCGACCGGGCGTGGAAGCGGCGGGGTGCCCGTGCCCTGCGGGCCGGCGCCGCGGCGGGAGCCGTGACGGGTGCCGCCATGCCACTGCTGGAGCTGACGGGCTCGGCGCCGGGCGCGTCCTCGTACGGGTACCTGTGCCTGCTGCTGGCCGCCGCCTGCCTGGCCTGCGACCGGTTCTTCGGTCTGACCTCGGGGTGGATGCGGGACGTCGCCACGGCCCAGGCCGTGCAGCGGCGACTCCAGGCGCTGCAGTTCGACTGGGCCTCGGAGAACGTGCGGGAGGTGCTGGGCCCCACGGAGGGCACGGCGAGCGAGGCGGCGGAGCGGTGCCTGACGGTGCTGCGGCGCTTCTCGGAGGACGTCACGGATCTGGTCCGCTCGGAGACGGCGGACTGGATGGTGGAGTTCCGGGCCGGACCGGCGCCGCTGGTGATGCAGTCCCTGACCACGTCCCCGGCCCGTACCGACCCGGGCGTCCCGGCCGCTCGGTTCCCGCTCCCGCCGGGCACCCGCCCGAACATGCCCCGCCAGCGGCCGCCGGAGCAGCCCCGCTGA